A single window of Mycolicibacterium aurum DNA harbors:
- a CDS encoding MCE family protein: MSKSGLVRPLAGLGLVAALLVIFAVSVGLFAGTFTETVPVTVISERAGLVMNPDAKVKMRGVQVGTVKSIQYRPDGKAELQLDMDPSQLHLIPSNVNVDIASSTVFGAKFVQLEAPPNPSGELQKGQVLSGEHITVEINTVFQQLVNVLDAVDPTKLNETLGAISQAFNGRGEKFGQTLSDFNALLGKLEPSLPNLAHDIEAAVPTLNAYADASPDLMGIIGNTTTLSNSIVDEQDNLDEFLVSSIGLADLGNEVVGGNRQALTSSLDLLVPTTDLLYAYRKSLWCGIGGLVPFAKSPPQFSGIFVSSGLTLGVERYRYPRDLPKVAASSGGRDYCAELGLPEMPAEFVPPLIVGDVGANPAQYGNSGILLNSEGLKNWLFGPLDGPPRNTAQIGMPG; this comes from the coding sequence TTGAGTAAAAGCGGATTGGTCCGGCCACTGGCCGGCCTCGGCCTGGTCGCCGCGCTGCTGGTGATCTTCGCCGTCTCTGTCGGGCTCTTCGCGGGCACCTTCACCGAAACCGTTCCCGTCACCGTCATCTCCGAGCGGGCCGGGTTGGTGATGAACCCCGACGCCAAGGTGAAGATGCGCGGCGTCCAGGTCGGTACCGTCAAGTCCATCCAGTACCGGCCCGACGGCAAGGCCGAGCTGCAGTTGGACATGGACCCGTCGCAGCTGCACCTGATCCCCTCGAACGTCAACGTCGACATCGCCTCCTCGACGGTGTTCGGCGCCAAGTTCGTTCAACTCGAAGCGCCCCCGAATCCGTCCGGCGAGTTGCAGAAGGGACAGGTCCTGTCGGGCGAGCACATCACCGTCGAGATCAACACCGTCTTCCAGCAACTCGTCAACGTGCTCGATGCCGTCGACCCGACCAAGCTCAACGAAACCCTCGGCGCCATCTCCCAGGCGTTCAACGGCCGCGGTGAGAAGTTCGGCCAGACGCTGTCCGACTTCAACGCCCTGCTGGGCAAGCTGGAACCGAGCCTGCCGAACCTGGCGCACGATATCGAGGCCGCCGTACCGACGCTCAACGCCTACGCGGATGCCAGTCCCGATCTGATGGGGATCATCGGAAACACGACGACGCTGAGCAACTCCATCGTCGACGAGCAGGACAACCTCGACGAATTCCTGGTCAGCTCCATCGGTCTGGCAGACCTCGGCAACGAGGTCGTCGGTGGCAACCGCCAGGCCCTGACCTCCTCGCTGGACCTGCTCGTGCCCACCACCGATCTGCTCTACGCCTACCGCAAATCACTGTGGTGCGGCATCGGCGGGCTGGTCCCGTTCGCGAAGTCGCCGCCGCAGTTCTCCGGCATCTTCGTCTCGTCCGGTCTGACCTTGGGCGTGGAGCGCTACCGCTACCCGCGTGATCTGCCGAAGGTCGCAGCATCCAGCGGCGGCCGGGATTACTGCGCGGAGCTGGGTCTGCCGGAGATGCCCGCAGAGTTCGTCCCGCCGCTGATCGTCGGGGACGTCGGGGCCAACCCGGCACAGTACGGAAACTCCGGAATCCTGCTGAACTCCGAGGGATTGAAGAACTGGCTGTTCGGACCGTTGGACGGGCCGCCGCGCAACACCGCCCAGATCGGAATGCCCGGATGA
- a CDS encoding MCE family protein: protein MLKYRGSQLVRAGFIGVVLIILVIAVGLQPERLLSWATAVRYQALFTEAGGLTVGNDVTVSGIKVGSVSSITLDNGDALVGFTIDGKYALGSDTTAHIRTGTLLGERVLALDSDGSGTLDPQQVIPATRTSSPYSLTDAVSELTANTRDTDTASLNQSLDTLSQTLDQIAPQLGPTFDGLSRLSQSLNSRNESLAELLRTAGDVTGIFSERSRQVNALILNSNDLLAVLNERKYSITSLLANISAVSKQLSGVVADNEAELAPALERLNNVTRMLEKNRDNLAKMLPGAAKYYLTQGEIVSNGAYYNALIPNIQPAQLLQPFLDYAFGFRNGVDIGQPPDNAGPRAQLPFPVNSLPQPGDLPNDGNP, encoded by the coding sequence ATGCTCAAGTATCGCGGATCTCAGCTCGTCAGGGCCGGCTTCATCGGCGTCGTCCTGATCATCCTGGTCATCGCCGTCGGGCTGCAGCCCGAACGCCTGTTGTCGTGGGCCACCGCCGTGCGCTACCAGGCCCTGTTCACCGAGGCCGGTGGCCTCACCGTGGGCAACGACGTCACCGTGTCCGGGATCAAAGTCGGTTCGGTGTCGTCGATCACGCTCGACAACGGCGACGCGCTCGTCGGCTTCACGATCGACGGCAAGTACGCGCTCGGCTCGGACACCACCGCGCATATCCGCACCGGAACGCTCCTCGGCGAACGGGTGCTCGCCCTCGACTCCGATGGCAGCGGGACGTTGGACCCCCAGCAGGTCATCCCCGCCACCCGCACGTCGTCGCCGTACTCGCTGACGGATGCGGTGAGTGAGTTGACGGCGAACACCAGGGACACCGACACCGCCTCGCTCAACCAGTCGTTGGACACCCTGTCTCAGACGCTCGATCAGATTGCGCCACAGCTGGGCCCGACGTTCGACGGGCTGTCCCGGCTGTCGCAGTCGCTCAACAGCCGCAACGAAAGCCTGGCCGAGCTCCTGCGGACCGCGGGCGACGTGACGGGTATCTTCTCCGAGCGCAGCAGGCAGGTCAACGCGTTGATCCTCAACTCGAACGACCTCCTCGCAGTGCTCAACGAGCGCAAGTACTCGATCACCAGCCTGCTCGCCAACATCTCGGCGGTCTCCAAGCAGCTGTCGGGGGTCGTCGCCGACAACGAGGCCGAACTCGCCCCGGCGCTGGAGCGGCTGAACAACGTCACGAGGATGTTGGAGAAGAACCGGGACAATCTCGCCAAGATGTTGCCCGGTGCGGCCAAGTACTACCTGACCCAGGGCGAGATCGTCTCCAACGGTGCGTATTACAACGCGCTGATCCCCAACATCCAACCGGCCCAGCTGCTGCAACCGTTCCTCGACTACGCGTTCGGATTCCGCAACGGCGTCGACATCGGCCAGCCGCCGGACAACGCAGGCCCGCGTGCGCAGCTCCCGTTCCCCGTCAACAGCCTTCCGCAGCCTGGAGATCTCCCCAATGATGGCAACCCGTAA
- a CDS encoding MCE family protein, with translation MMATRKRLVAGTAILLAILLIAGAAFLVRQVFFGPKTITAYFPTATAIYPGDEVRVSGVKVGTIDKIEPAGTQTRMTLKVDRGVPIPLDAKAVIVAQNLVAARYVQLTPAYRSGGGATMGDGGVIPEENTAVPVEWDEVKTQLMRLSEELGPQAGVSGTSISRFVDSAANAMEGNGEKLRETLRQLSGVARIFAEGSGNIVDIIKNLQIFVSALRDSKQQIVLFQNRLASLTSVVNDSRSDLDAALTDLTFAIGEVQRFVAGSRDQTAEQIRSLGQVTQVLVDNRLALENVLHITPNAIANFENIYYPNGGSVTGAFSVSNFSNPVWFVCGLIGGVANTTAPETAKLCAQYLGPALRSIPIHNLPFPVNPYLRPAVSPDRIIYTDPKLAPGGAGPGDPPETPPTVSAYVGSGDVPPPPGWQAPPGPPGIYQPDPDAPATPSPALFPGAPIPGPPNILSNIPAQPQPQSVDGLLLPPQGPAGPPTGTPGGPPPSAPNAPLLPAEGMPPS, from the coding sequence ATGATGGCAACCCGTAAACGGTTGGTGGCCGGGACGGCGATCCTGCTGGCCATCTTGCTGATCGCCGGCGCGGCCTTCCTCGTCCGGCAGGTGTTCTTCGGGCCCAAGACGATCACGGCCTACTTCCCGACGGCGACGGCCATCTATCCCGGCGACGAGGTCCGGGTGTCCGGGGTCAAGGTCGGCACGATCGACAAGATCGAGCCCGCAGGCACCCAGACTCGGATGACGCTCAAGGTCGACAGGGGAGTTCCCATTCCCCTCGACGCCAAGGCGGTGATCGTCGCGCAGAATCTCGTTGCGGCGCGCTACGTTCAGCTCACCCCGGCCTATCGCTCGGGTGGCGGGGCCACCATGGGCGACGGCGGCGTGATTCCGGAAGAGAACACCGCCGTGCCGGTCGAATGGGACGAAGTGAAGACCCAGCTGATGCGGCTGTCGGAGGAACTGGGTCCGCAGGCGGGCGTGTCGGGCACCTCGATCTCCCGGTTCGTCGACAGTGCGGCGAACGCGATGGAGGGCAACGGCGAGAAGCTGCGCGAAACTCTGCGCCAACTCTCCGGCGTGGCAAGGATTTTCGCCGAGGGCAGCGGCAACATCGTCGACATCATCAAGAACCTGCAGATTTTCGTCTCGGCGCTGCGCGACAGCAAGCAGCAGATCGTGCTGTTCCAGAACCGGCTGGCCAGCCTGACCAGCGTGGTAAATGACAGCAGGTCCGACCTCGATGCCGCCCTGACCGATCTGACCTTCGCCATCGGCGAGGTTCAGCGTTTCGTGGCGGGCAGCAGAGACCAGACCGCCGAACAGATCCGGAGCCTGGGTCAGGTCACCCAGGTCCTGGTCGACAATCGGCTTGCGCTGGAGAACGTTCTGCACATCACGCCGAACGCGATCGCCAACTTCGAGAACATCTACTACCCGAACGGCGGATCGGTCACCGGTGCGTTCTCGGTGTCGAACTTCTCGAATCCCGTCTGGTTCGTCTGCGGTCTCATCGGCGGCGTAGCGAACACCACCGCGCCCGAGACTGCCAAGCTCTGTGCCCAGTACCTCGGGCCCGCGCTGCGCTCGATCCCCATCCACAACCTTCCGTTCCCGGTCAACCCCTACCTGCGTCCGGCAGTCAGCCCGGACCGGATCATCTACACCGACCCGAAGCTGGCACCGGGCGGTGCGGGGCCGGGTGACCCGCCGGAGACCCCGCCGACAGTCTCGGCGTACGTCGGTTCGGGCGATGTCCCGCCGCCTCCGGGCTGGCAGGCACCGCCAGGACCGCCGGGGATCTATCAGCCGGACCCGGACGCGCCTGCCACGCCGTCGCCGGCGCTGTTCCCGGGTGCGCCGATCCCGGGACCGCCCAACATCTTGTCGAACATCCCGGCGCAACCGCAGCCGCAGTCTGTCGACGGACTGCTGTTGCCCCCTCAGGGTCCTGCTGGGCCGCCGACGGGGACTCCTGGCGGCCCGCCGCCGTCGGCGCCCAACGCGCCGCTGCTGCCCGCTGAAGGGATGCCGCCATCATGA
- a CDS encoding cytochrome P450 — translation MSDFDTIDYFTDPALVPDPHPYFDHLRAQCPVVKEPHYGVLAVTGYDEAATVLKDNETFSSCIAVAGPFPPLPFTPEGDDITDQITAHRPQMPMFEHMVTMDPPDHTNARSLLNRLLTPSRLKENEDFMWRLADEVLDDFVTDGRCEFLTAFAKPFSLLVIADMLGVPEEDHDEFRAVLGAPRPGANVGSLDHSDLVGTNPLEWLDEKFIGYLEDRRREPRNDVLTALATAKYPDGSTPPVIEVVRSATFLFAAGQETTTKLLSASMRVLGDHPEVQDRLRRDRSRIPIFVEEALRMDAPVKSQFRLAKKNTKVGDMDVPAGTTMMVCPGAVNRDPNRFEHPHEFDLDRKNVREHIAFGRGVHSCPGGPLARVEGRVSIERILDRMADIQIDEELHGPPGARRYTYEPTFILRGLTDINITFSPVG, via the coding sequence ATGAGCGACTTCGACACGATCGACTACTTCACCGATCCCGCTCTGGTGCCCGACCCGCACCCCTACTTCGACCACCTGCGCGCACAATGCCCCGTGGTCAAGGAGCCCCACTACGGAGTGCTGGCGGTCACCGGCTATGACGAGGCCGCAACCGTGCTTAAAGACAACGAGACGTTCTCGTCGTGCATCGCGGTGGCCGGTCCGTTCCCTCCACTGCCGTTCACCCCCGAGGGCGACGACATCACCGACCAGATCACCGCCCATCGTCCCCAGATGCCGATGTTCGAGCACATGGTCACGATGGATCCGCCGGATCACACGAATGCGCGTTCCCTCCTGAATCGGCTGCTGACGCCGAGCCGGCTCAAGGAGAACGAAGACTTCATGTGGCGCCTGGCCGACGAGGTGCTCGACGACTTCGTCACCGACGGACGCTGCGAATTCCTCACCGCCTTCGCGAAGCCGTTCTCGTTGCTGGTGATCGCCGACATGCTGGGCGTTCCGGAGGAAGACCACGACGAGTTCCGCGCCGTCCTCGGCGCACCGAGACCCGGCGCCAACGTGGGCTCGCTCGACCACAGTGACCTCGTCGGCACAAATCCACTGGAGTGGCTCGACGAGAAGTTCATCGGATATCTCGAGGACCGTCGGCGCGAACCGCGCAACGACGTGCTCACCGCGTTGGCGACCGCCAAGTACCCAGACGGGTCGACACCTCCCGTGATCGAGGTCGTCCGTTCCGCGACGTTCCTCTTCGCCGCCGGGCAGGAGACCACCACCAAGCTGCTGTCGGCCTCCATGCGGGTACTCGGCGACCACCCCGAGGTCCAGGACCGTCTGCGCCGCGACCGCAGCCGGATCCCGATCTTCGTCGAGGAGGCGCTGCGGATGGATGCGCCGGTCAAGAGCCAGTTCCGGCTGGCGAAGAAGAACACCAAGGTCGGTGACATGGACGTGCCTGCAGGCACCACGATGATGGTGTGCCCCGGCGCGGTGAACCGCGACCCGAACCGCTTCGAGCATCCCCACGAGTTCGACCTCGACCGCAAGAACGTCCGCGAGCACATCGCGTTCGGTCGTGGCGTGCACTCCTGCCCCGGCGGCCCCTTGGCGCGCGTCGAGGGCCGGGTGTCGATCGAACGAATCCTGGACCGCATGGCCGACATCCAGATCGACGAGGAACTGCACGGGCCGCCCGGGGCGCGTCGTTACACCTACGAACCCACGTTCATCCTGCGGGGGCTGACCGACATCAACATCACGTTCTCCCCCGTTGGGTAG
- a CDS encoding Rv2253/PknI dimerization domain-containing protein, giving the protein MRTTRVVKALAATAVAVLGSVGLAPTAQGEDWGVDISGTWRVFSDGDWARTNQVKIKQQSVLETWNVNVSCVSPIECSGEVHSDRGWTGTARLDAFWYVEHVVPNWMPCPNGTFATGYQKFQLWGVNPETELGVTRNITTFAGRNITKGDSGACGKNLSTVIEIPVRMEKIS; this is encoded by the coding sequence ATGCGCACAACACGTGTGGTGAAAGCCCTTGCCGCAACGGCGGTCGCCGTACTTGGCAGTGTAGGCCTCGCGCCCACCGCTCAGGGTGAGGATTGGGGCGTCGACATCAGCGGAACCTGGCGGGTGTTCTCGGACGGCGACTGGGCCAGGACCAACCAGGTGAAGATCAAGCAGCAATCGGTGCTGGAGACCTGGAATGTCAACGTGTCGTGCGTGAGTCCGATCGAATGTTCGGGCGAGGTGCACAGCGACCGCGGGTGGACCGGCACCGCCAGGCTCGACGCATTCTGGTACGTCGAACATGTGGTGCCCAACTGGATGCCCTGTCCCAATGGCACATTCGCCACGGGCTACCAGAAGTTTCAGCTCTGGGGCGTGAATCCGGAAACCGAACTGGGAGTCACCCGCAACATCACGACGTTCGCCGGACGCAACATCACCAAGGGCGACAGTGGGGCCTGCGGCAAGAACCTCTCGACGGTCATCGAGATCCCGGTGCGGATGGAGAAGATCTCCTAA
- a CDS encoding TetR/AcrR family transcriptional regulator, with protein MASPRRIGAPDAKNRVVLLDAAEQLLIEEGYAAVTSRRVADRAGLKPQLVHYYFRTMEDLFLAVFHRRAEEGLAVLATALQSPQPLWALWRFSTAPEATRLTMEFMGLANHRKALRAEIVYYAERFRQEQNRAIADALQRYGVASADVPAVVWTVFATSVSQALVMERALGMNTGHAETFAFCEEWIRRLEGDPLPAVADQAESSAHA; from the coding sequence ATGGCATCGCCGCGACGGATCGGGGCACCGGACGCCAAGAACCGCGTCGTGCTGCTCGATGCAGCGGAACAGCTGCTCATCGAAGAGGGCTACGCCGCGGTGACGTCGCGCCGCGTGGCCGACCGGGCCGGGCTGAAGCCGCAACTGGTGCATTACTACTTCCGCACGATGGAGGACCTGTTCCTGGCTGTGTTCCATCGCAGGGCCGAGGAAGGTCTTGCGGTGCTGGCCACCGCGCTGCAGTCACCGCAGCCTCTGTGGGCTCTGTGGAGATTCAGCACGGCTCCCGAAGCCACCCGCCTGACAATGGAATTCATGGGGCTGGCGAACCATCGCAAGGCCCTGCGCGCGGAGATCGTCTACTACGCCGAGCGGTTCCGGCAGGAGCAGAACCGCGCGATCGCCGACGCGCTGCAGCGTTACGGCGTGGCCTCGGCCGACGTGCCCGCGGTGGTGTGGACGGTGTTCGCGACGAGCGTGTCGCAGGCCCTGGTGATGGAGCGTGCGCTCGGGATGAACACCGGGCACGCCGAGACCTTCGCGTTCTGCGAAGAGTGGATCCGGCGCCTGGAAGGCGACCCGCTGCCCGCCGTCGCGGACCAGGCCGAGTCATCGGCGCACGCTTAG
- a CDS encoding MCE family protein has product MIRGVKQLTVVGCTVAVSLSGCAFQGVNSLPLPGAVGRGPDAVSYHVQVPNVATLESNSPVMIDDVIVGSVGKMTVQNWHADVEISVKPDVVVPANAVATVGQTSLLGSMHLALDPPLGESPQGRMQPGATLPLNSASTYPTTEQTLSSLSTVANGGGLGQIGDIIHNMNTAFSGRETEVRELLTRLDDFVGVLAEQRENIIASMVQLRRVAGTFAGQRDVIDRALKEIPPAIDVLIQERPQFTTALEKLGQFSDTATGLVNDAGDDLVKNLENLGPILGALADVGPDLNLALLWASAFPYGPTFADRITRGDYINLYAIFDLTYPRLKKTLLLGTRWGDENAKLIPAPGDPYYLNYSYNPMAIGVAPPPAEAIPAPPEGAPPLPAAQPLLPVVPQPPAAPWLPQSQPITGDQIFAGPYGAPAPAPVPPAAPAAAPAVPTPGGGG; this is encoded by the coding sequence ATGATCCGCGGAGTCAAGCAGTTGACCGTCGTCGGCTGCACTGTGGCGGTGTCGCTCAGCGGCTGCGCTTTCCAGGGGGTGAACTCCCTGCCACTGCCCGGTGCGGTGGGGCGCGGACCGGACGCTGTCAGCTATCACGTCCAGGTGCCGAATGTGGCCACCCTGGAATCGAACTCGCCGGTCATGATCGACGACGTCATCGTCGGCAGCGTCGGCAAGATGACGGTGCAGAACTGGCACGCCGACGTGGAGATCTCGGTCAAACCCGACGTGGTGGTTCCTGCGAACGCGGTGGCCACCGTCGGCCAGACCAGCTTGCTCGGATCGATGCACCTGGCCCTGGATCCTCCGCTCGGCGAATCCCCGCAGGGCCGGATGCAGCCGGGTGCCACGCTCCCGCTGAACTCGGCGTCGACCTATCCGACCACCGAACAAACCCTGTCGTCACTGTCCACGGTGGCCAACGGGGGAGGGCTCGGTCAGATCGGCGACATCATCCACAACATGAACACCGCGTTCTCCGGACGCGAGACCGAAGTTCGGGAACTCCTCACCAGACTCGACGACTTCGTCGGAGTCCTTGCGGAGCAACGGGAGAACATCATCGCGTCGATGGTGCAGCTGCGGCGGGTCGCCGGGACGTTCGCCGGTCAACGCGATGTGATCGACCGTGCCCTCAAAGAGATTCCGCCGGCGATCGACGTGTTGATCCAGGAACGGCCCCAGTTCACCACCGCGCTGGAAAAGCTCGGCCAGTTCAGCGACACCGCAACGGGTCTGGTGAACGATGCAGGCGACGATCTGGTCAAGAACCTGGAGAACCTGGGCCCGATCCTCGGGGCGCTCGCCGACGTCGGCCCGGACCTCAACCTGGCCCTGCTGTGGGCCAGCGCGTTCCCGTACGGTCCGACGTTCGCCGACCGCATCACCCGCGGCGACTACATCAATCTGTACGCGATCTTCGACCTCACCTATCCCCGGTTGAAGAAGACACTGCTGCTCGGTACACGGTGGGGTGACGAGAACGCCAAACTGATTCCTGCACCCGGGGATCCGTACTACCTGAACTACTCGTACAACCCGATGGCGATCGGTGTCGCCCCGCCTCCGGCCGAGGCCATCCCGGCTCCGCCGGAAGGTGCACCGCCACTTCCGGCGGCCCAGCCGCTGCTGCCCGTGGTGCCGCAACCGCCCGCGGCGCCGTGGCTGCCGCAGTCGCAGCCGATCACCGGTGACCAGATCTTCGCCGGTCCCTACGGCGCGCCGGCACCGGCGCCGGTACCCCCCGCTGCACCGGCCGCCGCGCCCGCCGTGCCGACACCTGGAGGAGGTGGCTGA
- a CDS encoding MCE family protein, translating to MLTRFVRNQLIIFTIASIVGVAVMLFAYMQVPTLLGVGRLAVTLELPESGGLYRFSNVTYRGVQVGKVTSVALTENGAEATLSLETSPKIPADLRAEVLSVSAVGEQYVDLRPNTDDGPYLEDGARIPVANTTVPQQVGPMLDQMSALVGSLPKDRIPDLLDETFTAFNGAGPDFGSLLDSASTITNDVNGVSDQMRSLIDDSGPLLDSQAETTDAIKTWARSLNGVTAQVAQNDPQVRALLERGPGFAQEVSGLLNQLKPTLPILLANLTTVGQTLLTYNPALEQLLVLFPGIIAAQQSFGLPQNSPTGLPMGDFALTISDPNPCTVGFLPSTQWRSPEDETTLDTPDGLYCKLPQDSPMNVRGARNYPCIEHPGKRAPTVELCNDPRGFVPTAMRNHITGPYPFDPNLVSQGVPIDATVEGPDRIYLPPEGTPLPPGAVRAGTPPVSEPGTPPFPVGAPAPMVPGAPAPAQPPILPPAPLPPGQGPLMPGQAVPVAPSAFDGNESGGPSVATAQYDPQTGQYVAPDGALHQVTNVAAGSAPTSWKDLLPM from the coding sequence ATGCTCACCCGCTTCGTCCGAAACCAGTTGATCATCTTCACGATCGCGTCGATCGTCGGTGTGGCGGTGATGCTCTTCGCCTACATGCAGGTGCCCACCCTGCTCGGTGTGGGCCGACTGGCCGTCACGCTGGAACTGCCGGAGTCCGGCGGGCTCTACCGGTTCAGCAACGTGACGTACCGCGGGGTCCAGGTCGGTAAAGTCACCAGTGTCGCGCTGACCGAGAACGGCGCGGAAGCGACCCTGTCGCTGGAGACCTCGCCGAAGATCCCCGCGGACCTGCGAGCTGAGGTGCTCAGCGTCTCAGCCGTCGGAGAGCAATACGTCGATCTGCGGCCCAACACCGACGACGGCCCCTACCTGGAGGACGGGGCGCGGATCCCGGTGGCCAACACCACCGTTCCTCAGCAGGTCGGGCCGATGCTGGATCAGATGAGTGCATTGGTGGGGAGCCTGCCCAAGGACAGGATTCCCGACCTCCTCGACGAGACGTTCACGGCGTTCAACGGAGCAGGTCCCGATTTCGGGTCGCTGCTCGACTCGGCGTCGACGATCACCAACGACGTCAACGGCGTATCCGACCAGATGCGGTCACTCATCGACGACAGCGGGCCGCTGTTGGACTCACAGGCCGAAACCACCGACGCGATCAAGACGTGGGCGCGCAGCCTCAACGGGGTCACGGCGCAGGTGGCGCAGAACGACCCGCAAGTCCGCGCACTCCTGGAACGCGGTCCCGGCTTCGCACAAGAGGTCAGCGGACTGCTGAACCAGCTCAAGCCCACACTGCCCATCCTGTTGGCGAATCTCACCACGGTGGGGCAGACGCTGCTCACCTACAACCCGGCCCTCGAGCAACTCCTCGTGCTGTTCCCCGGCATCATCGCCGCCCAGCAGTCCTTCGGCCTGCCACAGAACAGTCCGACCGGCCTGCCGATGGGCGACTTCGCGTTGACCATCAGCGATCCGAACCCGTGCACGGTCGGCTTCCTGCCGTCGACGCAGTGGCGCTCGCCCGAGGACGAGACGACGCTGGACACCCCGGACGGGCTGTACTGCAAACTGCCGCAGGATTCTCCGATGAACGTGCGGGGCGCCCGCAACTATCCCTGCATCGAGCACCCCGGTAAGCGGGCCCCGACCGTCGAACTCTGCAACGATCCACGGGGATTCGTCCCGACAGCGATGCGCAACCACATCACCGGTCCGTATCCGTTCGATCCGAACCTGGTGTCCCAGGGTGTGCCCATCGATGCGACCGTCGAAGGTCCGGACCGGATCTACCTGCCGCCTGAGGGGACGCCGTTGCCGCCGGGTGCGGTGCGGGCGGGCACACCGCCGGTGTCTGAGCCGGGTACGCCACCGTTCCCGGTGGGCGCACCGGCGCCGATGGTGCCCGGCGCGCCCGCGCCGGCCCAGCCACCGATCCTGCCGCCCGCGCCGCTGCCACCCGGCCAGGGCCCACTGATGCCGGGCCAGGCGGTGCCCGTCGCGCCAAGTGCATTCGACGGCAACGAATCTGGGGGACCGTCGGTCGCGACAGCTCAGTACGACCCACAGACAGGGCAGTACGTGGCGCCGGACGGTGCGCTGCACCAGGTCACCAACGTGGCGGCCGGCTCAGCTCCGACATCGTGGAAGGATCTGCTGCCGATGTGA
- a CDS encoding MCE family protein, with protein sequence MTRSTATLIKFTAFGLVMAVLTAFLFLVFSDTRTGAANQYSAVFKDASRLKAGDTVRIAGIRVGSVQNVELQADRSVLVTFDADRNTVLTTGTNAAIRYLNLVGDRYLELVDTPDSTQIVPAGGQIPVDRTAPALDLDVLLGGLKPVIQGLNPEDVNGLTSSLVQILQGQGGTLDSLFAKTSSFSNSLADNNQVIEELITDLRTVLDTLAEDGDEFSGAIDKLEQLVKGLAADRDPIGTAIESLDTGTASIADLLSRGRAPLANTVDEMNRLAPLVNNDLDRLDATLQRLPEIYRKLARVGSYGAWFPYYICGISFRASDLEGRTVVFPWIKQEEGRCVDE encoded by the coding sequence ATGACCCGCTCAACCGCGACGCTGATCAAGTTCACCGCGTTCGGCCTCGTCATGGCAGTGCTGACCGCGTTCCTCTTCTTGGTCTTCAGCGACACCAGAACCGGTGCGGCTAACCAATATTCGGCCGTGTTCAAAGATGCTTCGCGGCTGAAGGCCGGCGACACCGTGCGCATCGCCGGCATCCGGGTCGGCAGCGTGCAGAACGTGGAACTGCAGGCCGACCGATCGGTTCTGGTCACGTTCGACGCCGACCGCAACACCGTGCTGACCACCGGGACGAATGCCGCGATCCGATATCTCAACCTCGTCGGGGATCGTTACCTCGAGCTCGTCGACACCCCGGACTCGACGCAGATCGTGCCCGCCGGCGGCCAGATTCCCGTGGATCGCACCGCTCCCGCACTCGACCTCGACGTCCTGCTCGGTGGCCTCAAACCCGTCATCCAGGGGTTGAATCCGGAGGATGTCAACGGCCTCACGTCCTCGCTCGTCCAGATCCTGCAGGGCCAGGGCGGAACCCTGGATTCCCTGTTCGCGAAGACGTCGTCGTTCAGCAACTCGCTGGCCGACAACAATCAGGTCATCGAAGAACTGATCACCGACCTGAGGACGGTGCTGGACACCCTCGCCGAGGACGGCGACGAATTCTCCGGGGCCATCGACAAACTCGAGCAACTGGTCAAAGGGCTGGCGGCCGACCGCGACCCCATCGGCACGGCCATCGAGTCACTGGACACCGGCACCGCCTCGATCGCCGATCTGCTCAGCCGTGGCCGGGCGCCGCTGGCCAACACGGTCGATGAGATGAATCGTCTTGCGCCGCTGGTCAACAACGATCTCGACCGCCTCGATGCGACGCTCCAACGTCTGCCCGAGATCTACCGAAAACTCGCCCGAGTCGGTTCGTACGGCGCCTGGTTCCCGTACTACATCTGCGGTATCAGCTTCCGCGCCAGTGACCTCGAAGGGCGCACTGTGGTCTTCCCCTGGATAAAACAAGAAGAGGGAAGGTGCGTGGACGAGTAG